In a single window of the Olivibacter sp. SDN3 genome:
- a CDS encoding cold-shock protein — protein sequence MKTGKVKWFNAQKGFGFIIQEDGTDIFVHFKDVHGGIDAIRDNDDVEFEVADGRKGQQAVNVKKV from the coding sequence ATGAAAACCGGAAAAGTTAAATGGTTTAATGCCCAAAAAGGATTTGGGTTTATCATTCAAGAGGATGGAACCGACATTTTTGTTCACTTTAAAGATGTGCATGGAGGGATTGATGCCATAAGAGATAATGATGATGTTGAGTTTGAAGTTGCTGATGGCAGAAAAGGTCAACAAGCAGTAAATGTAAAGAAAGTTTAA
- the hppD gene encoding 4-hydroxyphenylpyruvate dioxygenase, whose translation MNTPTFAEKIAKAQDFLPINGTDFIEFYVGNAKQAAHYYKTAFGFQSEAYAGPETGVRDRVSYVLKQGKIRLVLTSALRSDHPISDHIRKHGDGVKVLALWVDDAQKSYGETIKRGAKSYQALETRTDGYGEVKTAGIYTYGETVHLFVERKNYTGTFMPGFTPWKSDYQPFESGLLYIDHCVGNVGWNRMNETVKWYEEVMGFVNILSFDDKQINTEYSALMSKVMSNGNGYVKFPINEPAEGIKKSQIEEYLEFYEGEGVQHAALATKDILYTVKRLKENGVEFLSPPPTSYYEMLPSRVGKIDEEIESLQALGILVDKDEEGYLLQIFTKPLQDRPTLFFEIIQRKGAQSFGAGNFKALFEALEREQEKRGNL comes from the coding sequence ATGAATACACCAACATTTGCTGAGAAAATAGCAAAAGCGCAAGACTTCTTACCTATTAATGGAACAGACTTTATAGAGTTTTATGTAGGAAATGCCAAACAAGCGGCACACTATTATAAAACAGCATTTGGCTTTCAATCAGAGGCTTATGCCGGACCGGAAACTGGCGTACGTGACCGGGTGTCTTATGTATTGAAACAAGGTAAAATACGATTGGTATTAACATCAGCCCTTCGATCTGATCATCCAATATCCGATCATATCAGAAAACATGGCGACGGGGTGAAAGTGTTAGCATTATGGGTAGATGATGCCCAAAAATCATATGGAGAGACGATAAAAAGAGGTGCCAAATCCTATCAGGCACTAGAAACCCGTACAGACGGATATGGTGAAGTAAAAACAGCAGGAATTTATACTTATGGAGAAACCGTACACCTCTTTGTTGAAAGAAAAAATTATACTGGGACCTTTATGCCGGGATTTACGCCATGGAAAAGCGATTATCAACCATTTGAAAGCGGTTTACTATATATCGATCACTGCGTGGGTAACGTAGGCTGGAATAGAATGAATGAAACAGTTAAATGGTATGAAGAAGTGATGGGCTTTGTAAATATTCTGTCTTTTGATGACAAACAAATCAACACGGAATATTCAGCGTTGATGAGCAAGGTAATGAGCAATGGGAATGGCTATGTTAAATTTCCTATCAACGAACCGGCAGAGGGTATTAAAAAATCACAAATCGAAGAATACCTGGAATTTTATGAAGGAGAAGGTGTACAACACGCTGCACTCGCAACCAAAGACATTTTATATACGGTGAAGCGATTAAAAGAAAATGGTGTTGAGTTTCTAAGCCCTCCCCCCACATCATATTATGAAATGTTGCCAAGCCGGGTTGGTAAAATAGATGAGGAAATCGAATCATTACAAGCTTTAGGTATATTGGTAGACAAAGATGAAGAAGGGTATCTGTTACAAATATTTACTAAACCTCTTCAGGATAGACCTACCCTATTCTTCGAAATTATTCAAAGAAAGGGAGCGCAGAGCTTTGGAGCAGGAAATTTCAAAGCGCTGTTCGAAGCACTCGAACGCGAGCAGGAAAAAAGAGGAAACTTATAG
- a CDS encoding homogentisate 1,2-dioxygenase, which produces MPIYHQAGNIPTKRHTVFRKPNGKLYAEELVSTHGFSSMYSLVYHCHPPTMVKHIGEAQPIAPKIAREKHLKHTSLKGFEIKPAGDYLESRKPVLVNNDLYISLAAPQQSMHSYFYKNSQADEIIFIHEGSGILKTGYGEIPFSYGDYLIIPRGIIYQLVFNNTENRLFIVESFSPIRIPKRYRNEFGQLMEHAPYCERDIRRPQNLETHDEMGDFEVFIKKQDHIYPYVYGTHPFDFVGWDGYHYPWAFSIHDFEPITGRLHQPPPVHQTFEADNFVLCSFCPRMYDYHPQSIPAPYNHSNVDSDEVLYYVDSDFMSRKSVSRGQITLHPAGIPHGPHPGTVEKSIGQQKTKELAVMIDPFRPLMLTAEAIAIEDPKYFKSWNEH; this is translated from the coding sequence ATGCCTATATATCATCAAGCAGGGAATATACCTACTAAACGACATACTGTTTTTCGGAAACCCAATGGCAAACTCTATGCGGAGGAACTGGTATCCACCCATGGTTTCTCCAGTATGTATTCTTTGGTATATCACTGCCATCCACCTACCATGGTAAAACATATTGGCGAGGCTCAACCCATAGCTCCGAAAATAGCACGCGAAAAACATTTAAAACATACCAGCTTAAAAGGTTTTGAAATAAAGCCAGCAGGAGATTACCTAGAAAGCAGAAAACCAGTACTGGTTAATAATGATCTCTATATTTCTTTAGCGGCCCCTCAGCAATCCATGCATAGCTATTTTTATAAAAACAGCCAAGCTGACGAAATTATTTTCATACATGAAGGTAGTGGCATATTAAAAACCGGCTACGGTGAGATCCCATTTTCGTATGGCGATTACCTCATAATACCTAGGGGAATTATTTATCAATTAGTTTTTAATAATACGGAAAATCGTTTATTCATTGTTGAATCGTTCAGCCCAATACGTATACCAAAACGGTATAGGAATGAATTTGGACAACTTATGGAGCATGCACCCTATTGTGAGCGGGATATTCGCAGGCCACAGAATCTGGAAACACATGATGAAATGGGAGATTTTGAGGTCTTCATAAAAAAGCAAGACCATATATACCCCTATGTCTATGGAACACATCCATTTGATTTTGTTGGTTGGGACGGTTACCATTATCCCTGGGCATTTTCTATTCACGATTTTGAACCAATTACCGGTCGACTACATCAACCGCCCCCGGTACATCAAACTTTTGAAGCCGACAACTTCGTCTTATGCAGTTTTTGTCCGAGAATGTACGACTACCATCCCCAATCCATTCCTGCTCCCTATAATCATAGCAATGTCGATTCAGATGAGGTACTGTATTATGTAGACAGTGATTTTATGAGCCGAAAATCGGTATCTCGCGGACAAATCACCTTACATCCAGCTGGAATACCCCACGGACCACATCCGGGAACAGTGGAAAAAAGCATTGGGCAGCAAAAAACAAAAGAATTAGCCGTTATGATAGACCCTTTCCGACCATTGATGTTAACCGCGGAAGCTATTGCAATCGAAGACCCTAAATACTTTAAATCCTGGAACGAACATTAG
- a CDS encoding fumarylacetoacetate hydrolase family protein: MKIVSFLLDKHYRIGLYTINGIYDLNACNYQIMANMNDFLMGGERMMDAARRVEEQILQDPARFPSVDVACLSAPVPYPSSVRDAYAFRQHVQTSRSNRGLDMIPEFDQFPVFYFSNHQAVYGQGDIFCMPDHFQKLDFELEIAVVLNKKGRNISAQDAGEHIAGYMIMNDFSARSLQMEEMKLSLGPAKGKDFATTFGPWLVTPDELAPYLLDTPLGHEGELFDLRMTAALNGEQISNGNMCDMQWTFAEIIERCSYGATLFPGDIIGSGTVGTGCLLEINGTAKRANPDYKEQWLCPNDTVTLEVTGLGVLTNTIVSEDNTLRIFKKKE, translated from the coding sequence ATGAAAATAGTTTCTTTTCTGCTTGATAAACATTATCGTATCGGCTTATATACTATAAATGGTATATATGATTTAAATGCATGTAATTATCAAATTATGGCTAATATGAACGATTTTTTGATGGGAGGAGAGCGAATGATGGATGCAGCCAGGCGCGTGGAAGAACAGATTCTTCAAGATCCGGCCCGCTTTCCAAGTGTAGACGTAGCGTGTCTATCAGCTCCTGTACCATACCCATCTTCAGTACGCGATGCTTACGCTTTCAGACAACATGTGCAAACTTCTAGGTCAAATCGTGGCTTGGACATGATTCCTGAATTTGATCAGTTTCCTGTGTTTTATTTTTCCAATCATCAGGCAGTTTATGGTCAGGGTGATATCTTTTGTATGCCAGATCATTTTCAAAAGCTGGATTTCGAGTTAGAAATAGCTGTTGTTTTAAATAAGAAAGGACGTAATATCAGTGCGCAGGATGCTGGGGAGCATATTGCCGGTTACATGATCATGAACGATTTTAGCGCTCGTTCTTTACAAATGGAAGAAATGAAGCTTAGTTTAGGGCCGGCAAAAGGGAAAGATTTTGCTACCACCTTTGGGCCTTGGCTCGTAACGCCAGATGAATTGGCACCCTATTTATTGGACACTCCTTTAGGACATGAAGGAGAGCTCTTTGATCTTCGTATGACCGCCGCGTTAAACGGAGAACAGATTTCGAACGGTAACATGTGTGATATGCAGTGGACCTTTGCCGAAATTATTGAACGTTGTTCTTATGGAGCAACACTTTTTCCTGGTGATATTATAGGTTCAGGAACTGTGGGAACGGGTTGTTTACTCGAAATTAATGGAACGGCCAAGCGTGCGAATCCGGATTATAAGGAACAGTGGTTATGTCCGAATGATACGGTAACCTTGGAGGTGACCGGATTGGGAGTCTTGACCAATACAATTGTGTCAGAAGATAATACTTTGCGAATATTCAAAAAAAAAGAATAA
- a CDS encoding flavin reductase family protein: MTIKTLTPSSVAFEHILKHAVAPRPICFASTIDKEGNINLSPFSYFNIVSHNPAICVFSPLRRMRDGTTKHTLENIKEVPEVVINIVNYNLVQQQSLASTEYGKGIDEFVKAGLTPIPATMIRPPRVAESPVQLECKVKDVISFGDTPGAGNMVLAEVLLMHIKEEVFGEDGEIDQAKLDLVARLGGDWYCRVDRQNLFEVAKPLRKLGIGVDQVPRQIRQSTVLTGNHLGQLGNIEQLPNEQQVDALRLEPEIRDLLNAFIGDRATLEIHLHRKAAELLDVGDVEKAWKVLLL, encoded by the coding sequence ATGACGATAAAAACATTAACACCATCTTCAGTGGCGTTTGAACATATATTAAAACATGCTGTGGCTCCGCGGCCTATCTGTTTCGCAAGCACAATTGATAAGGAAGGAAATATAAATTTGAGCCCCTTTAGCTATTTTAATATTGTGAGTCATAATCCGGCGATCTGTGTTTTTTCTCCACTGAGACGCATGCGTGATGGTACAACTAAACACACATTGGAAAATATAAAAGAGGTGCCTGAAGTGGTTATCAATATTGTGAATTATAATTTAGTGCAACAACAGTCGCTAGCCAGTACAGAATATGGAAAAGGTATTGATGAATTCGTGAAAGCGGGGTTAACGCCGATACCTGCTACTATGATTAGACCACCAAGGGTAGCTGAATCACCAGTACAATTGGAGTGCAAGGTAAAGGATGTTATATCTTTTGGAGATACACCTGGAGCCGGTAATATGGTGTTGGCTGAAGTTCTTTTGATGCATATCAAGGAAGAAGTATTCGGCGAAGATGGTGAGATAGATCAAGCGAAGTTAGATTTGGTGGCAAGGCTTGGTGGTGATTGGTACTGCCGTGTTGACCGGCAAAATTTATTTGAAGTGGCAAAGCCTTTGAGAAAACTTGGAATTGGCGTCGATCAAGTTCCTCGACAGATTCGCCAATCGACCGTGTTAACAGGAAACCATTTGGGACAATTGGGAAATATAGAACAACTACCAAATGAGCAACAGGTAGACGCACTGAGACTTGAACCTGAGATTAGGGATTTATTGAACGCATTTATCGGCGACCGCGCGACCTTAGAAATTCATTTACATCGCAAGGCCGCTGAGCTACTAGACGTAGGAGATGTTGAAAAAGCCTGGAAAGTGTTACTGTTGTAA